One region of Rhodophyticola sp. CCM32 genomic DNA includes:
- a CDS encoding TRAP transporter substrate-binding protein, translating into MKTTLIAASVAALAASGALADSFTMQSAFPGLPVLDPTAQRFVENVATLTGGEVDFDYLLAGELSPPTEIFDNVSVGAIDAGWSFAAYAAGKEPAAALFGSVPFGGDPLSYISWLHHGGGLELWQEMYEPYNIVPMACGVILSEAGGWYTSEINSPEDLQGLNIRIGGLGGEILGRLGANATGIPVGEISTSLETGRLDATELSFPLVDVLLGFDEVAKNYYFPGWHQPAGFIEFYMNKDKWDSLTDQQRTAIEVSCADANLYAMGVAAGAQSEVLDQFRANGVNVQRFPDSVLDALREAADEVYAENAENDPMFRRVIESYRAYAAAYNEYQALSDLN; encoded by the coding sequence ATGAAAACCACACTGATCGCCGCATCCGTCGCGGCCCTTGCAGCAAGCGGCGCTTTGGCCGACAGCTTTACAATGCAAAGCGCCTTTCCCGGCCTGCCCGTGCTTGACCCGACGGCACAGCGGTTCGTCGAAAACGTCGCCACCCTAACCGGCGGCGAAGTCGATTTTGACTATCTGTTGGCTGGTGAGTTGTCCCCGCCGACTGAAATTTTCGACAACGTCAGCGTGGGGGCCATTGATGCCGGCTGGTCCTTTGCGGCCTATGCGGCGGGTAAAGAACCGGCAGCGGCTCTCTTCGGCTCGGTGCCCTTTGGCGGCGACCCCCTGTCTTACATCAGCTGGCTGCATCACGGCGGCGGGCTGGAGCTGTGGCAGGAGATGTATGAACCCTATAATATCGTGCCAATGGCCTGCGGTGTGATCCTGTCGGAGGCAGGCGGCTGGTACACATCCGAGATCAACAGCCCCGAAGACCTGCAAGGCCTCAATATCCGCATCGGCGGCTTGGGCGGCGAGATACTTGGCAGGCTGGGGGCCAATGCGACAGGTATCCCCGTGGGCGAAATCTCAACGTCACTGGAAACCGGTCGGCTTGATGCCACAGAGCTCAGCTTTCCTCTCGTCGATGTCTTGCTGGGCTTCGATGAGGTTGCCAAAAACTACTACTTCCCTGGCTGGCACCAACCGGCAGGCTTTATCGAATTCTATATGAACAAGGATAAATGGGACAGCCTGACAGATCAGCAGCGCACCGCAATCGAAGTGTCCTGCGCGGACGCGAACCTCTATGCGATGGGCGTAGCTGCGGGTGCGCAAAGCGAAGTTCTGGACCAGTTCCGGGCCAACGGCGTCAACGTTCAACGTTTCCCGGACAGTGTTCTGGACGCACTGCGCGAAGCGGCCGACGAGGTCTATGCTGAGAACGCCGAAAACGACCCGATGTTCAGACGCGTGATCGAAAGCTACCGCGCATATGCTGCGGCATATAACGAGTATCAGGCGCTTTCAGATCTCAACTAA
- a CDS encoding alpha/beta fold hydrolase, translated as MGYHLSDFGSYTAGGRIHQVTTGTPKTVQFTRTASYEVDPRGHFAVEHAYVQYFIPEARNTDPPVVLIHGGGMSGTCWETTPDGRPGWLHLLLQRGYEVHVVDNVERGRAGFAPSLWEGDPILRSMEEAWVLFRIGTREGFATRTAFKGQQFPVAQFDAFARIFAPRWLHTTPLHTQALLDVLRKTGPAIVVCHSQGGEIAFDAQAAAPDLFRRIIALEPSGAPATASVLGNTPLTIVAGDFLDCAEHWQDRSTAWAALSTHNQNFRLLAEPDLPRGHSHMLMMDHLSHNLFDLLFG; from the coding sequence ATGGGTTATCACTTATCAGATTTCGGGTCCTACACCGCGGGCGGGCGCATCCATCAGGTCACAACCGGCACGCCCAAAACCGTGCAGTTCACCCGCACCGCGTCTTACGAGGTTGACCCGCGCGGTCATTTCGCAGTGGAACATGCCTATGTCCAATATTTCATTCCTGAGGCCCGCAATACTGACCCCCCTGTGGTGCTGATCCACGGCGGCGGCATGTCCGGCACCTGTTGGGAGACGACGCCCGATGGCCGCCCCGGCTGGCTGCATCTGCTGTTGCAACGTGGCTATGAGGTCCATGTGGTCGACAATGTCGAACGCGGTCGCGCGGGCTTTGCCCCCAGTCTGTGGGAGGGCGATCCGATCCTGCGCAGCATGGAAGAGGCGTGGGTCCTGTTTCGTATTGGCACCCGCGAAGGCTTCGCAACCCGCACGGCTTTTAAGGGCCAGCAATTCCCCGTCGCGCAGTTTGATGCCTTTGCGCGCATTTTTGCCCCGCGATGGCTGCACACCACGCCCCTGCACACTCAGGCGCTGCTGGACGTGCTGCGCAAAACCGGCCCTGCGATCGTCGTCTGCCACAGCCAGGGCGGTGAGATTGCCTTTGACGCACAGGCCGCAGCCCCCGACCTGTTCCGCCGCATCATCGCCCTCGAACCCTCAGGCGCACCTGCGACAGCATCGGTTTTGGGCAATACCCCTCTGACCATCGTGGCGGGTGATTTCTTGGACTGTGCAGAACATTGGCAAGATCGCTCAACAGCCTGGGCTGCCCTTTCGACACATAACCAGAATTTCAGGCTGTTGGCCGAACCCGACCTGCCCCGCGGGCACAGCCACATGCTGATGATGGATCACTTGAGCCACAACCTGTTCGACCTGCTTTTTGGCTAA
- a CDS encoding M24 family metallopeptidase, whose product MVETAYWFEKREYDARLARVQAALRAGGLDGLIAFQPETVTWVTGYFTRGYGTLQFAIIPAEGLPAVFCRDVEEYYLDATCVYPDRAMWRDSDDRIAVAAEAIRARLGSTAKLGIEKAAWPLSVDRFDGLQAALPGCLWQDESDLVRQMRLIKSPAEIAYQRRAGKAAEAGMRAAIDSAAVGVSEREMAAEVCAAMIRAGSDLPGPGVMSSGERAFHLHGGYSDRVLEHGDIVQIETTPNVRHYHARFMRPIRVASAREEDHRVVENLIAIQDAALAEVAPGISARVPDTIYREGVLSAGLRETYTNKTFYSVGLLLQPSGGEPLEAAPGADWCFEPGMTFHTYVLARGFGMSETIAITETGSERLTNFPRQLFIAG is encoded by the coding sequence GTGGTCGAGACCGCCTATTGGTTCGAGAAACGCGAATATGATGCCCGGCTTGCCCGTGTGCAGGCCGCCTTGCGCGCCGGCGGTCTGGACGGTCTGATCGCCTTCCAGCCCGAAACGGTGACCTGGGTGACAGGGTATTTCACCCGGGGTTACGGGACATTGCAGTTTGCGATCATTCCGGCAGAGGGGCTGCCTGCGGTGTTTTGCAGGGATGTTGAGGAATATTACCTTGATGCCACCTGCGTCTATCCCGACCGGGCGATGTGGCGCGACAGCGATGACCGGATCGCGGTGGCGGCGGAGGCGATCCGCGCGCGGTTGGGCAGCACTGCGAAACTGGGGATCGAGAAAGCCGCCTGGCCGCTGTCGGTTGATCGGTTCGACGGTCTGCAAGCGGCCCTGCCGGGCTGTCTCTGGCAGGATGAAAGTGATCTTGTGCGGCAGATGCGGTTGATCAAATCCCCGGCCGAGATTGCCTATCAGCGCCGCGCGGGCAAGGCGGCCGAGGCCGGGATGCGCGCGGCAATCGACAGTGCTGCCGTGGGCGTCAGCGAGCGGGAGATGGCCGCCGAGGTTTGTGCCGCGATGATCCGCGCGGGCAGTGATCTGCCCGGCCCCGGTGTCATGTCCTCGGGTGAGCGGGCGTTCCACCTGCATGGCGGCTATTCGGACCGGGTTCTTGAACATGGCGATATCGTGCAGATCGAGACCACACCGAATGTCCGCCATTACCATGCCCGGTTCATGCGTCCGATCCGGGTGGCCAGCGCCCGTGAGGAGGATCACCGGGTGGTCGAAAACCTGATCGCGATACAGGATGCCGCCCTGGCCGAGGTGGCCCCCGGCATATCTGCCCGGGTGCCTGACACGATTTACCGCGAAGGTGTGCTGTCTGCCGGGCTGCGCGAGACCTATACCAACAAGACCTTCTATTCCGTCGGTTTACTGCTTCAGCCCTCTGGCGGAGAGCCATTGGAGGCCGCGCCCGGTGCGGATTGGTGCTTCGAGCCGGGGATGACCTTTCACACCTATGTGCTGGCCCGGGGGTTCGGCATGTCCGAGACGATTGCGATCACCGAGACGGGGTCTGAACGGCTGACCAATTTTCCGCGTCAGTTATTCATTGCGGGGTGA
- a CDS encoding type 1 glutamine amidotransferase produces MPDTRLLYLGNGRSFQSVAKLDERFEGWGLKLDRYWAYGGEFPDSLEGYDGIFLSGSPHGAYEDIDFITREHDLITDAADKGIPILGICFGSQILASALCGRDQVFRRDHCEIGYKDLPVTRAAKDDPIAADLDENVHMFVWHNDEVRGDHPDMTILAYSDICPNHIWRYRDRPFWGIQGHPEITAAQAPVWFEQNRSRMEADGADIDVLKATADPALQAKTMLTRFVDFIVQG; encoded by the coding sequence ATGCCAGACACGCGCCTGCTTTATCTCGGAAACGGGAGGAGTTTTCAGTCAGTTGCAAAGCTTGACGAACGGTTTGAAGGCTGGGGTCTGAAGCTTGACAGATACTGGGCCTATGGCGGTGAATTCCCGGATAGTCTGGAAGGATATGACGGTATTTTCCTGTCCGGCAGCCCCCATGGCGCCTATGAAGATATCGACTTTATCACCCGCGAACATGACTTGATCACCGATGCTGCCGACAAGGGCATTCCGATACTGGGCATCTGCTTTGGCAGCCAGATTCTGGCCTCGGCGCTCTGCGGTCGCGATCAGGTCTTTCGCCGCGACCATTGCGAGATCGGATATAAGGACCTGCCGGTCACCAGGGCCGCAAAAGACGACCCTATCGCTGCCGATCTGGACGAGAACGTGCATATGTTCGTCTGGCACAATGACGAGGTGCGCGGCGATCACCCGGATATGACGATCCTTGCCTATTCCGACATCTGCCCCAATCACATCTGGCGCTATCGCGACAGGCCGTTCTGGGGCATCCAGGGGCATCCTGAAATCACGGCCGCCCAGGCCCCGGTCTGGTTTGAACAGAACCGCAGCCGGATGGAGGCAGACGGGGCCGATATCGACGTTCTGAAAGCAACTGCGGACCCGGCACTGCAGGCCAAGACGATGCTGACCCGCTTTGTGGATTTTATTGTGCAGGGCTGA
- a CDS encoding LamB/YcsF family protein: MRIDLNADLGEGFGPWTMGDDLAMLSLVSTANIACGFHAGDPETMRQTIATAKTRGVAVGAHPGYDDLLGFGRRPVAGITAGEIENLIAYQTGAFQAMATLAGHPGTHVKTHGALGNACADEDDLADAVARGIRAADPGLAFMVMPGTATARAAERYNLRPIREIYADRSYADNFNLTPRRMPGAMIEDPDHALLRVLDMIRENRITSESGRQLDTGIDSVCIHGDSPAAVAMATRLKQGLEEAGYTIAPAASAD, translated from the coding sequence ATGCGGATTGATCTGAACGCCGATCTTGGAGAAGGCTTTGGCCCCTGGACCATGGGCGATGATCTGGCCATGCTGTCACTGGTCAGCACCGCGAATATCGCCTGCGGCTTTCATGCAGGCGACCCCGAAACGATGCGGCAAACGATCGCCACGGCAAAGACCCGCGGTGTCGCCGTGGGTGCGCATCCCGGATATGATGATCTTCTGGGGTTCGGGCGGCGACCGGTCGCGGGCATCACGGCAGGCGAGATCGAGAACCTGATCGCCTATCAGACCGGTGCGTTTCAGGCCATGGCCACACTTGCCGGGCATCCCGGCACCCATGTCAAAACCCATGGCGCCCTTGGCAATGCCTGCGCCGATGAGGATGATCTGGCGGATGCGGTCGCACGGGGCATTCGTGCCGCCGACCCCGGGCTTGCCTTCATGGTCATGCCCGGCACCGCAACCGCGCGGGCGGCCGAGAGGTACAATCTGCGCCCGATCCGCGAAATCTATGCCGACCGGAGCTATGCGGACAATTTCAACCTGACCCCGCGCCGAATGCCCGGCGCGATGATTGAAGACCCGGATCATGCCCTGTTGCGGGTGCTGGATATGATCCGCGAAAACAGGATCACCTCGGAAAGCGGCAGGCAGCTGGATACCGGAATTGACAGTGTCTGCATCCATGGCGACAGCCCTGCAGCCGTTGCCATGGCGACGCGCCTGAAACAGGGGCTGGAAGAGGCAGGCTATACAATCGCACCGGCTGCCAGCGCAGATTGA